One segment of Rosa chinensis cultivar Old Blush chromosome 6, RchiOBHm-V2, whole genome shotgun sequence DNA contains the following:
- the LOC112169077 gene encoding annexin A7 isoform X1, with protein MGDHNQQQQHPPGPPPPPPAPPSAQQPSNQGVPPAAAQQPSDQGVLPPQQQQPSASAPPPQEGYHANVGPYPPPGYPPPGYSSSPPPPQGYPQEGHATREAYPPAGYPPQGNFSPPGYPPPGYPPQGYSPQGYPPQGYPPPGYPPQGYPPQGYPPPYPGQYYAGQPARPPPQASSAMGPMGCCQACLAALCCCCMLDCLLDM; from the exons ATGGGCGATCACAACCAGCAACAACAACATCCTCCTGgtcctcctccaccaccacctgcTCCTCCTTCTGCTCAACAGCCTTCTAATCAGGGTGTTCCTCCTGCTGCTGCTCAACAGCCTTCTGATCAGGGTGTCCTCCCtcctcaacaacaacaaccttCTGCTAGTGCTCCTCCTCCCCAAG AAGGATATCACGCAAACGTCGGCCCTTATCCACCACCGGGATATCCACCGCCAGGATATTCTTCATCACCCCCACCGCCTCAGGGCTACCCACAAGAAGGACATGCCACCAGAGAAGCTTATCCACCAGCAGGATATCCCCCACAaggaaatttttcacctcccGGATATCCTCCTCCGGGTTATCCTCCTCAAGGCTACTCTCCCCAGGGATATCCTCCTCAAGGATATCCGCCACCAGGATATCCTCCTCAAGGTTATCCACCCCAAGGATATCCTCCTCCCTATCCGGGACAGTACTATGCCGGCCAGCCCGCCCGCCCTCCTCCTCAAGCAAGCAGTGCTATGGGACCTATGGGTTGTTGCCAGGCCTG TTTGGCTGCTCTTTGCTGTTGCTGTATGCTGGATTGTTTACTGGATATGTGA
- the LOC112172614 gene encoding cysteine-rich and transmembrane domain-containing protein WIH2, which produces MSYYNQQQPPVGVPPPQGYPPEGYAKDAYPPPGYPPQGYPQQGYPPPQGYPQQYPPPYAPQYAQPPPQQQNNSGGFMEGCLAALCCCCLLDACF; this is translated from the exons ATGAGCTATTACAACCAGCAACAACCCCCAGTTGGTGTTCCTCCTCCTCAAG GTTATCCACCGGAGGGATATGCCAAAGACGCTTATCCTCCTCCGGGATATCCCCCGCAGGGGTATCCCCAGCAGGGATATCCTCCGCCGCAGGGATACCCCCAGCAATACCCTCCTCCCTATGCTCCTCAATACGCTCAGCCTCCCCCTCAACAACAAAACAATAGCGGTGGATTTATGGAAGGCTG TTTGGCTGCTCTGTGCTGTTGCTGCTTGCTGGATGCCTGCTTCTGA
- the LOC112169077 gene encoding annexin A7 isoform X2, whose translation MGDHNQQQQHPPGPPPPPPAPPSAQQPSNQGVPPAAAQQPSDQGVLPPQQQQPSASAPPPQGYHANVGPYPPPGYPPPGYSSSPPPPQGYPQEGHATREAYPPAGYPPQGNFSPPGYPPPGYPPQGYSPQGYPPQGYPPPGYPPQGYPPQGYPPPYPGQYYAGQPARPPPQASSAMGPMGCCQACLAALCCCCMLDCLLDM comes from the exons ATGGGCGATCACAACCAGCAACAACAACATCCTCCTGgtcctcctccaccaccacctgcTCCTCCTTCTGCTCAACAGCCTTCTAATCAGGGTGTTCCTCCTGCTGCTGCTCAACAGCCTTCTGATCAGGGTGTCCTCCCtcctcaacaacaacaaccttCTGCTAGTGCTCCTCCTCCCCAAG GATATCACGCAAACGTCGGCCCTTATCCACCACCGGGATATCCACCGCCAGGATATTCTTCATCACCCCCACCGCCTCAGGGCTACCCACAAGAAGGACATGCCACCAGAGAAGCTTATCCACCAGCAGGATATCCCCCACAaggaaatttttcacctcccGGATATCCTCCTCCGGGTTATCCTCCTCAAGGCTACTCTCCCCAGGGATATCCTCCTCAAGGATATCCGCCACCAGGATATCCTCCTCAAGGTTATCCACCCCAAGGATATCCTCCTCCCTATCCGGGACAGTACTATGCCGGCCAGCCCGCCCGCCCTCCTCCTCAAGCAAGCAGTGCTATGGGACCTATGGGTTGTTGCCAGGCCTG TTTGGCTGCTCTTTGCTGTTGCTGTATGCTGGATTGTTTACTGGATATGTGA